The region ggttttttagctTCAAACTGACAGTATTGGGTTTGATTCCTATTGGGTTAATGCAGTACGGGGACACTTCCCTTTGGAAGCAGAGGCATAATGACCATGGGATTGTCTTTCATATAAGGTAAGGGTGTTGGCTTTCTAGCAGTTACACAATTGGTGTTATGGTTAGGTTGATGTGTTTGCTTCTAGATTGAATATGTTCATTAAAGAAAGCATTGACCCTGAAAAAAGATGGTTTTTggggcttataaaaaaaaactaatctgGTTTTTGGGAAGGTGATAATGTGTTATATCATCTTTGCTTATCAAATAAAACTTGCAGTTAGTTGGGGACTTGGATTGAACATTCATgttatttcattttcttgcttttTTGTAAGTTTGTAATATCTCAGATTCTCATTGGTTCTAATACATAaagtaaatattttaataagCACTAACTTAGTGAGTTTGGTTAAAAGGAAAAATAGGGAACCATGCATATAGTCTTCAATGATGGGATAAGTTCTCTTTCCTCTAAACTATGCTTGTGTTTACAGGTTTTTTGGTGGATGAGAGTATGAGTGAGTTGCAAACTCTTTTACATGGTTTTTAAATTTCTCCCGCAAACACTATTATGGAGGAGACTCAAAGAATGGTAAAATAAATGATGGAAGAAAGGATGCAACAACCACCAATGCCAAccccaaatcaagaggagttaGAAGCTGATGAGtcagagaatgaggaggatctTGGTGCTTTTCCATGAAAACTTTGTCAAGCTTTGTTTCTATATTTAATGTAATAGACAATGTTTAATGTAATAGTAATCTACTAGACTAGTTTAAGTAGTTCATGGTATACTTTTTGTGATGATTCAGTGATGAATTTAGGTGGATATGTTAAGATTGTGTGTTTTGTGATGATTCAATGATGATTATGGttatattcatatttttaaCACTAAAAAAATATGTCACAAAACtgattatttttgttaatttatatttattaccgTCACTGAACTCATCGCTAACTTTTTAAATCTGTCGCTAATTCTGTCGCTATATTATAGTTGAAACCCTCGCTAATTCCGTCGCTAATGCAGTCGCTAAATTCCGTCACTAATGCAGTCGCtaaattccgtcgctaatgCAGTCGCTAAATTCTGTCGCTAATTCAGTCGCTAAATTCCGTCGCTACATCGGTTGCTACAAGTCCGTCGCTATATCGGTCGCTAAATCGGTCGCAACATTTAGCGACGAGTGAAATACCAACCAGCAAAAATCAGTCGCAAAATCGGTCGCTAACGGTTATAGCGACCGATTTAGCCCATTTAGCGACCGATTTGGTCCGTCGCTAAATGACTGTTTTCTGGTAGTGAAAGTTATTCTGACACAAAAACACAGTTCACTGAAAATTTGTCTTTTAATCAAAAAGCCtggattaaatataaaatatgatacaaaacattttatattcaaaactaaAAGAAACTACTCACTACAAATACCATAACTTTTCTTTGGACTTTGAGATGAGATCAATTCCCCATTCTCCCAAAACTTTCTTTCAGCAGAAAAATAAAGTTTGCAGACCAAATATCCAACCCAAGGACAATGATGATGATAGCATTTAAAAATTATCACAATACTTGACCAGACTCAACTTCCTTAATGCAAAGCAACCGCAATTGATGAGACAGGCTCATAGAATGAAGCATAATTATCTcataacaatgaagaaaaacctgatacacaaatgaaaagaaaaacatagaagaaaataagcataaacaatGACAGCTAAGTTCAACATGTCAATGAAACTGAAATCTAGTGAAGAAAGGATGAATTTCATCATTTAAGCGTTCTCATCTTATCTCGGCTAGCAAATTAACTCAAAAGAGAAGGAGCATCAATTAATTAGCCTTCATGCATCATAACCAACTTGAAAAGAAATATAATAAATGATTAAACATAAAAGAGATCTTTGATACCAAATATCTGAGTTGAAGTCATAGGGAAAATCAGCAAGCAGCTCCGAGCACCTGtaactaagaattaacgtgagaatgacacgtcactaaatcagcctcgCCCTTTCTTTGTATTGGGCTTTAACCCCTCTTTATCAATAAATTAAATTCCTTtgtccaaattttttttttggttatttcATGTTGGTAGGTTCTGACCAACATTGGgctttgggctcaatgagagtgCTGCTGGGCTAGGAAGgcatgaaaataaattaaatagacACATGTGATCAACAATTAAATAAGTCAATAATAATCACAAAATTGCTCTACTGAAAATGAGAAATTCTATTACAAAATTAATTCTCACATCACATGTTCAAttgcaaaaaaacaaaaaacaaaaaatcaaataagATATATgtgaagaaaaggaagaagatcCAATGCCAGTAATGAATCACATAACATACACGAAAAAAATGTTATCTACAATCACATTACTTGCTATTAAATTTCCTTAATTTTTTTGGCacctttttcaaaaatattattgaCACATTtgtagtattttattttatatgtgactttctactccatcaaagaaaaaatcatattaaatgAGCCTTTTTACATGCTTTTCTTCATAAAAAGAAATTTACAAGCTCCAATTcctttcaaattaaaataaaaattgtaaaataaaaataaatggagccttttttcatatttttttatcgTGTGTAAACAACAAAAGCTAATATGCAAAAACTAATAgccaaataaaaattatttctcttatcgtgcaacgcacggatcTAAGTCTAGATCAAAATAAGCGTAAATATGGAAACATATGTTGCCAGCCATGCTAGTGTAGATGAATATGGCACAGCTATTAATGAAGGGATAAAGTGGGAACCATATGTAGCATATGTTGACCTACCTGGTCCTTATGCCCCCCACATGTCCCCGATGTGTATGGAGAAATTACGGATGATTAATTGGTCCTTCGCCAAGGTGACAATCACGTTTAAGAAAGCACATGTTCCATTATTTGACTAAAGTTGCAATTTAATAATTATTGTGGTCTTAAAGAGATTAACAATCTAAACCAACTTTAGTTGGTCACTTGGTGCTTATATATGTAGATAGTGATGTACCAGCAATGAATTCGCAGACCCTCCCACACCTACCTTCCAACTACCATCTTGTATGCTAGCAAATGGGAAATAAGAAATGGCAAATGGTACTTGATAGTTGATACTCTAATTTACCTGTTTGGTAAACGTGCAATGTCAGAATCGTTAGAATTGAGAGGGAATGATTAGGTTACTTAAACTACAAGGTCCATGACTGAAAACTACTATTTTATCAAATGAAGATTATAATACTGACACAGGAAAACTATTGGTCAAGTAAATAAAAGAGCTGACAAAGAGATGATTGTTTCAAGTCATATATGATTGACTCACGTTAAGTAAGGTATCTGGTTTAAGTCttgtgtataaaaaaaatatctatttgGAGTGCTAAGCTCACCTAAACAATGTGAATGTTCTCGACTCGAACATAATTATCTGCGAGTGATTGAAGACAAAAATGACTGCAAAATTATCTCAAGTAAACAAAGGAATATATTGAAATGGAATTGCTGAGACCTAAACAAgaccaaaacaaaaacaaaaacttccCAGACACTTATAGTGCATAGAAGCGATGGTTCAAAGATCAAATAATCCCATTTCCTGGCCTACATAATTATTCAGATTCCTTTGCACTTTAGAAGTTTCAATTCTAGACCAATAACATGGAATTTGATTGGGGACACTGCATAAATAACATTATTCGTCACAAATTATGTGtcttaccacaacagcaaaactcAGACTAGCCATTCTGGAGAGTAAATGAATCTTCATATTCTCTCATAAAAACTATGGCATAAATAATATGATCCGGAAGTGTGATAACAGAGAAATTAATTTGTCACGCTCTCCATGTCACACATTCACTTCTTTTACCTAACAATTCAAAAATGTTATCAACAAAGTAAGCAATTTAGTATCCACATTTAACATCTAGAAATAGGCACCCATTGATTCAAGCTATAATTCCTCATTTGACTTATACCCTTAACATCAACATCAACTGTCCTGAAGTTTTTGTTTGATTGCGAATTCAACATGATGTGAGCAGTATACTTTAGCCTAATTTTTCTCATATATAAATGTTATTGTCTACAACCACATCATTGTTACCTATAAATTTGAAGAATTGAAGGATGCAGTAACTTTGCAGCAAAAGTAGCTAAGGCCTTCCACTATCCAAATAAATCTTTTAAAATCCCACATGGCTCCTATTGTATAATTTCTTCAAGCTTCCTTAGGACTTGCTTTATGTTAGGTCTAATTGAAGGAGAAGGGGAGCAACAGGCCATAGCAAGTTGGAAAAATTTGAGAATGCATTCTTCTGTAACTGGAATTTCATCACCTCTAGTGTTGCTGACAAGAATGGCTGGATGGTACAAATCAGCAATTCTATGTCCAAGAACAGCATTCCTCATGAAATTTGGTAAGTAGAAATCCTCATCAGGAGTTGGGTGCTCATTGATAGGCTCCTTTCCGGAAAGCAATTCCAGCAAAATTACGCCGAGGCTATATATATCACTCTCTTCACTGACATCCTTCATTTTGATGAGCTCAGGTGCCTTGTAACCCTGAGCAGCTGAACTTTCAAGCAATTCTTGGCCAGCAGTGGGGTTCAGCAGAAGATGGATGCCGGAATCTGAGATGTGCGGTTGGTACGAGCGGTCCAAAAGAATGTTTTTCGACTTGAGGTTTCCATGGATAATTGGCTTCTCTTGTGCTGTGTGAAGATGCTCTAATCCTTTAGCTATGCCAATGGATATTCTATGTATGTTAGACCATTTGTAACACTCTCCATTTCCATCTGTTAAGTGAACATCATTGATCAATAAATAAGACATAGGACAACCATTCAAAGTAAAAGCCACCATCTTTGGTAGGACTAAGAACCCGTTTGGATGCAGACTAAAcaacacttattggagcttatccaGTGCTTTTTTTAGTAGATAAGCTTCAATAAGTGTTCTTTAATTTATATCCAAACAGACtctaaaaagaagaaagaaatgttGAATGTATTCAGCTTTCTGCCACTAAAAGGAAAAGCCAATTTTGTTAAAGTTCAATTCAATGCATTGAGAAACTAAAACTAATATTTGCACATAAAGAAAATTTGACCATTTTTACCCTACTTCTTTTCAAGTAATGCAACAATAATAGCATATAAACAAACCAACAAGCACTTTCTCTACTATGTAAATATGATGTAATTGTTAGTGTAGTGGCATATTAACAGTCAACACAAATTCTGATGCTTCTTTAGTAATGTACTAATGTTTCTTCCTTAATTCCCAAATCATCAAAATTCAACATTCTTCATACCTTACAGAttgatagcatgtttggatcagcttttatttcctcagaatcaattctggcacctaaaagctactcacaaaagcttctcctagaattgattttgtcttcagaatcaattgtagaaggatttccaaataTGCACTAAGTGAATGATTTTCAAATTTACTAGAGATCATGCTTTGCCATGCCTTCTAAAGCATCATCTTAACAAGACAAGGACAAAACACCAAACAAACTTATTTTTTCACAAAGCAACAAGAAGACCAGAAATTTCCTGAACCAAAAACAGAATTCAAAAAGGACAATCATTAATTCATTACCTCTTATGAATTGAGTCAAATTCCCATGCCTATAGAAGGGATGAACAAGAAGCTTCTCTCCCCTTGGCCCAGTGTAAAATCCCAGAAGTGGAACCAAATTAGGATGCCTAATCCTTCCAAGAAACTGAACCATCTCATCCAGCTCTTCAGCTCTTGTGGTGCACACTGGTCTCAGAAACCTCAGCAGCCTCACTCTGTTGCTCCTCTGCAACAGAGCCTTATACAGAGTCCCATAATTGGATTTTCCAATCACTTCCCCAGGAGCATCCAAAATGTCACAAATTGTCAAGTCCTCTCCTCCTTGAAAGATCACCAAGTCCTCCTTCTGAGCTATCTCTTCCTGCTTGTGCTCTGAGCTTTCAATGTCCTTGTTCTCATTTTCTGATACCCTCTTGCGGTAAAAGAAGGCATAGAGTCCAACAAGTACTAACAAAGCAGCTGAAGCTAGTGTGATAACTAATATCAGCATGGAGGGTGATTTTCTTTCTCTGAAAAAACTGATCTTTTTGTATCAGACTAGCAAATAAGAGGTAAATGAGATAATGGGGTACAAATAAATGGAAATTAGGATCTGGGTTTCATGAGATGGATTGAAAAGAGTTCATCTTTGATGGAAATCTGGGTTGATATTCCATGGAAAATGATATATCCCCATGTGGGTATAGGACAAGGAGAAGCATGTTGAAGAGAACTTTGTGGTCTGGAATGGAATTTACTTGAGGTGGCAAAAAGTTTACAATAATTGGAGGAGCAGAGATCTTAGCAGTGAAGAGTTTCTTTGTGGGACTATGGAAGAGTTAAAGCATTTACACGCTGGAATGTGGATGCAATGTGACACAGATCTAAGGCATGTGAGGTTCTATCTGAAATTGACTCTGGTGTTACTGCTTATGTGTGTGAAAGTACTCATCTGCCACACCAAGAATGACGTGTATGTGAGGGAGAGATTTGGAATTTTGTGAGATGCAAAATTGAAGTTAGATGATGTTGGGGTAACTAGATTGAATGATGGAGCGAAATGCGGGATAGATGTATGTTTGTCGTTCATGATTCGTCTGCTATAGAAATTAGAAGAGAATATAGCAAAGGgattttttgtcaaaaaaaaaaaggggataacaatgtaataattttttttttaagaaggtGTTTTCCTTCGAAGGTAATCGTGATGGATAAGAGAACATTTTCATCATGGCGGAGTTAACTATTCTAGCGGAGGTTTTTTCCATTCATAAGACTTGAACCTAAGACCTTGctaaaggaaaatcaagtatgtatcacttgaaccaaccaccTCTTGGTGTATAATTATTAAATGtatttattttgagtttttttttttccactgaCATATCTCTATAACTAACGGTTATGAGATTAATTTCCTGAAACTCGGAGTTGACATTAAGTGAGTAGACCTCTCCAACCAACTATTCTCCATATATACTGCTAGAACCATTGACCAAATACTTATGCTTTGTTTGttaggagagagatagaagagCGAGAGAtgcaagagagagagataggagagaGATGTGGGAAGTAACCTTGTTTGGTGAGAGAGAGGAGGGAGGGAGGAGGGGGTTGTAGAGGTGGGGCCCACCCCTTTTTGGAGTCTCTCCAATTTGGAGAGAAATTGAACAGTAACCGTTGGctgcatttttttatttttttttctacttttagCCAACTTAGTGGCGGTTTTTAACCCCCACTTTGttactttttttcaaaaaaatattattttaatctaaaattaatcttttctctctcttccacctcattatttctcatctctcctctatctctatcataccaaacaacctcttaAATCTATtctatttctcacctatttctctctactcaacttctctcttctctactctctcttctctatctctctcttctctaccaaacaaagtgttaagGAGTTCAGTCTAACTATCTATCAATTACGTTATATTGATATTTATATCTATTCATAAGACATGTGTGATTGAATACGAGCTACAGGAAAATTGACTTTAGCTTtacattaatgagaatattaaTAAGTTATTGATGATTTAATATTATTAGTTGAAAAACTTCTCAATCTCTcatacataaaattaaaattttaaattttaaaattatttatatattaattaattaataaaggaGAGAATTAATTTAACTTAAGTTATTGATgatactttttaaaattttaaaaggagaataaatatattaaaaaaaattaaaaacttaatgaGCCAACACCGAAAGACCACCAAGAAATTTCAACATTAGATCTTTACCTAAAATCTTAAGTCATTAGGTTTATGGTTACATATCTTATATTGTCTTCACCTCACTCATTCTTAACTAATGTAAGACTctaactcacacttgaattcttaACATTCTCCCCATCAAGTGTGAGTCACCACCATATTTCCATGCTTCCCCTCGCCGGCCGGAAGTTATCCACACTTGTATCGCTTTTCGCTTTCATCACCGCATTAATGGAACACGCCGCCTAGCCACCGCATTGCTATGAAGGAGTCGTCACCATTCTCACACTAACTAGTCCAAGGCAAGAAAAGTTACTTAATTAAAAG is a window of Lotus japonicus ecotype B-129 chromosome 5, LjGifu_v1.2 DNA encoding:
- the LOC130720078 gene encoding putative kinase-like protein TMKL1; protein product: MLILVITLASAALLVLVGLYAFFYRKRVSENENKDIESSEHKQEEIAQKEDLVIFQGGEDLTICDILDAPGEVIGKSNYGTLYKALLQRSNRVRLLRFLRPVCTTRAEELDEMVQFLGRIRHPNLVPLLGFYTGPRGEKLLVHPFYRHGNLTQFIRDGNGECYKWSNIHRISIGIAKGLEHLHTAQEKPIIHGNLKSKNILLDRSYQPHISDSGIHLLLNPTAGQELLESSAAQGYKAPELIKMKDVSEESDIYSLGVILLELLSGKEPINEHPTPDEDFYLPNFMRNAVLGHRIADLYHPAILVSNTRGDEIPVTEECILKFFQLAMACCSPSPSIRPNIKQVLRKLEEIIQ